From a region of the Lactuca sativa cultivar Salinas chromosome 4, Lsat_Salinas_v11, whole genome shotgun sequence genome:
- the LOC111895991 gene encoding protein BRICK 1, giving the protein MARAGGITNAVNVGIAVQADWENREFISHISLNVRQLFDFLVQFEATTKSKLASLNEKLDTLERRLEMLEVQVGTATANPNLFKT; this is encoded by the exons ATGGCTCGAGCTGGAGGAATAACGAATGCAGTAAACGTAGGGATAGCAGTACAAGCTGATTGGGAGAATCGAGAATTCATTTCTCACATCTCCCTCAATGTTCGTCAACTCTTCGATTTCCTTGTTCAATTCG AGGCTACAACAAAGAGCAAATTGGCATCTCTGAATGAGAAACTTGACACACTAGAGCGTCGTCTAGAAATGCTTGAAGTACAAGTGGGTACTGCTACAGCCAATCCAAATTTATTCAAGACTTGA